Proteins encoded within one genomic window of Alteribacter populi:
- a CDS encoding DUF2254 domain-containing protein, translating into MTRVWLFVRSSYWFIPTVYGLLAITLAFLSHEMDQQIWRNPVFLEKIPTLFLADFDLAYTLLSTIATSILTMTSISFSSILVVMTTYVSQFSPRSLQNFITDHHTQRILGVFISGFVYSIVLLLLTKHSSANGMDVLISPVFAVLIAIVSVGFFVFFVHHVAKWIQVRNLIQNIYNDTLNVMNRYWDDIEDEKEDDPWEDWEGEETLEKHFQQIAAAQPGYVQWIHFQELVEQSKKDDTLVELLYSHGDYLGKGMPIMRVYGNEGKIKKAKYNKYMIIGNARESIQDVRYGIIKMVEISTRSLSPGINDPFTAIECINYLGHTLAALSRKTFMENYLHDRDGNLRVLKKVYTFHDYLYQSFFQIRFYGRDDVAVLNALLDALHEISTHGKGAIQEDIWRFCRYIAEGIKQETFLDMDLDQMQEKLDHLAVMTSAPKNNRIRLRQSNDRFNDHP; encoded by the coding sequence ATGACAAGGGTGTGGTTGTTTGTTCGGTCGAGTTATTGGTTTATACCGACGGTTTATGGTCTTTTAGCCATTACTCTTGCTTTTTTAAGTCATGAAATGGACCAGCAAATTTGGCGGAATCCTGTTTTTCTTGAAAAAATTCCGACTTTGTTTTTGGCTGATTTTGACTTGGCTTATACGCTATTAAGTACCATTGCGACTTCTATTTTAACGATGACATCCATTTCATTTTCTTCAATTTTAGTCGTGATGACAACTTATGTCTCTCAGTTTTCGCCTCGTTCATTGCAAAATTTCATTACAGACCATCATACGCAACGAATATTAGGTGTTTTTATAAGTGGATTCGTTTATTCGATTGTATTGCTTCTCCTTACAAAGCATTCGAGCGCCAATGGAATGGATGTCTTAATATCCCCTGTTTTTGCTGTGCTCATTGCGATAGTTTCTGTTGGTTTTTTCGTCTTCTTTGTTCACCATGTCGCCAAGTGGATCCAAGTAAGAAACCTTATTCAAAACATATACAACGATACTTTGAATGTAATGAACCGCTATTGGGATGATATTGAAGACGAAAAAGAAGATGACCCCTGGGAAGACTGGGAAGGAGAAGAAACGCTAGAGAAACATTTTCAGCAGATTGCTGCAGCGCAACCCGGGTATGTTCAATGGATTCATTTTCAAGAGTTAGTTGAGCAAAGTAAGAAAGATGACACGTTAGTGGAGCTGCTTTATTCACATGGGGATTATTTAGGAAAAGGAATGCCAATCATGAGGGTGTATGGAAATGAGGGAAAAATAAAAAAAGCGAAATACAATAAATATATGATTATCGGTAATGCGCGTGAAAGTATTCAAGATGTTCGGTATGGCATCATCAAAATGGTAGAGATTTCGACAAGGTCTCTTTCCCCAGGAATAAATGATCCTTTCACAGCGATCGAGTGCATTAACTATCTGGGACATACGCTGGCAGCTTTAAGTCGTAAAACGTTTATGGAAAATTACCTTCATGATCGCGACGGAAATTTGCGAGTGCTCAAAAAGGTCTATACGTTTCATGACTACTTATACCAAAGCTTTTTTCAAATCCGCTTTTACGGTCGAGATGATGTGGCAGTGTTAAATGCCTTATTAGACGCTCTCCATGAAATATCAACCCATGGGAAAGGAGCGATTCAAGAGGATATTTGGCGGTTTTGCCGCTATATAGCTGAAGGAATCAAACAAGAAACCTTTCTTGATATGGACCTTGATCAAATGCAAGAGAAGTTGGATCACTTAGCGGTAATGACCTCGGCCCCAAAAAATAATCGTATCCGCTTACGGCAATCGAATGATCGCTTCAATGATCACCCATAG
- a CDS encoding class I SAM-dependent methyltransferase, giving the protein MKEGSTPNMEETYTYTDMLAYFGITVAHPGGRNITEKAIEHLPITNGSKIAEIGCGVGDTASWLTKSRGANVFGIDQHLMMIQKARKRHGEASKEKKLHFLHSSAESIPFPDNSLDGVIAESVLSFTNVHHVLKEVKRIIRPGGFFASLDLVRKPSFPINDKDPYLEFYGLKQMFTLSEWTDLFESYGFRVTDKILEDIETKEQDIPELVLSQDIPIPCYEIMEKHIQHLEMQQKHTSYAYFICKVDASSD; this is encoded by the coding sequence ATGAAAGAAGGTTCAACCCCTAATATGGAAGAAACATATACGTACACTGACATGCTTGCCTATTTTGGTATCACAGTCGCACATCCTGGCGGCCGGAATATCACTGAAAAAGCAATCGAACATTTACCAATTACAAATGGAAGTAAGATTGCTGAAATTGGCTGTGGTGTAGGTGACACGGCATCTTGGCTAACTAAAAGCAGAGGTGCAAATGTCTTTGGTATAGATCAACATCTAATGATGATTCAAAAAGCACGTAAACGACACGGTGAGGCATCCAAAGAGAAAAAACTCCACTTTCTTCACTCTTCAGCAGAAAGTATCCCATTTCCTGACAACAGTCTTGATGGTGTTATTGCAGAAAGCGTGTTAAGTTTTACGAATGTGCACCACGTTTTAAAAGAAGTGAAACGAATTATTCGACCTGGAGGGTTTTTCGCCTCACTTGACCTTGTCAGAAAACCTAGTTTTCCTATTAATGATAAAGATCCTTATCTTGAGTTCTATGGCCTTAAACAAATGTTTACCCTCTCCGAATGGACCGATCTTTTTGAAAGCTACGGGTTTCGTGTCACAGACAAGATTCTTGAAGATATTGAAACCAAGGAGCAAGATATCCCTGAACTCGTTCTTAGTCAGGATATCCCGATTCCATGCTATGAGATCATGGAAAAGCACATCCAACATTTAGAAATGCAACAAAAACACACAAGTTACGCTTACTTTATTTGTAAAGTTGATGCTAGTTCTGACTAG
- a CDS encoding YvrJ family protein → METWLGIVVDYGFPMAVTFYLLHRMEKKLDQINRSVLLLHHSRQWTDVNRHPYPQQTSPSPLHPEKSAAEN, encoded by the coding sequence ATGGAAACGTGGCTCGGTATCGTTGTGGATTATGGTTTTCCTATGGCCGTTACCTTTTATTTATTGCACCGAATGGAGAAGAAACTGGACCAAATTAATAGATCCGTCCTTCTCCTTCATCATAGTAGGCAGTGGACGGATGTGAATAGACACCCTTACCCACAACAGACAAGTCCCTCTCCGCTCCATCCAGAAAAATCAGCAGCAGAAAATTAG
- the trhA gene encoding PAQR family membrane homeostasis protein TrhA: MTETHTFTKKEEIANAVTHGIGVVFGVAALTLLIVFASMYGTASHVISFTIYGITLLLMYVCSTLLHSFKQGKVKNVFEILDHSAIYLFIAGTYTPLMVIVVDGVLGWVLLSVVWTMAAVGIVFKVFFVKKFIFLSTMFYIAMGWMVVFVLNPIATKVEMGGIILLVTGGLLYTVGTVFYIWRKFRFHHAVWHLFVLAASITHFLSILLYVTPV, from the coding sequence ATGACTGAAACACATACATTTACAAAAAAAGAAGAGATAGCAAATGCGGTTACGCACGGAATAGGAGTTGTCTTTGGTGTTGCGGCGCTGACATTATTAATCGTATTTGCGAGTATGTACGGTACAGCTTCCCATGTTATCAGCTTTACCATTTATGGGATCACCTTATTGTTGATGTATGTTTGCTCAACATTGCTGCATAGCTTCAAACAAGGAAAAGTAAAGAATGTATTTGAAATCCTTGACCACTCAGCTATTTATTTGTTTATTGCTGGGACTTACACTCCTTTAATGGTGATCGTTGTAGATGGAGTGTTAGGCTGGGTGTTATTGTCTGTCGTATGGACTATGGCTGCGGTAGGGATTGTATTTAAAGTATTCTTTGTAAAGAAATTTATTTTTTTATCCACTATGTTTTATATCGCTATGGGTTGGATGGTTGTTTTTGTCCTCAATCCAATTGCCACCAAGGTGGAGATGGGTGGAATTATTCTCTTAGTAACCGGGGGTCTTTTGTATACCGTTGGAACGGTTTTTTACATTTGGCGGAAGTTTCGATTCCATCATGCTGTTTGGCATTTGTTCGTTCTCGCTGCTTCTATTACACATTTTTTATCAATATTGCTTTATGTCACGCCAGTATAA